A stretch of the Terriglobales bacterium genome encodes the following:
- a CDS encoding sulfatase-like hydrolase/transferase, with translation MRISTWLLVCFLSANGLNSSLSAHAPRLRSQVAGRSQIRRPTSPPDLFLITIDTLRADHVQCYGYAGVQTPALNGLAKDGIRFANAFTASPITNSSHATILTGDLPSTHGVSDFGVPLSAIHPAWAELLQAARYHTAAFIGAAILDSKTLAPGFDRGFDFYDNFPPHGAGRSRWGRVERRGMDVVSHAEAWLSAHQSGPRFVWVHLYDPHDPYEPPAPYSQTYKDRPYDGEITYADSALQHFVNYLKQHGWYNNSLIVVVGDHGEGLGEHGEQTHGIFLYDSTLHVPLILKLPAGRSAGTVVSNQVRTPDILPTVLDLLSILPHTAFDGSSLKSVLLKTEVNERPAIAETDYPLHFGWSPLRALRAENFKLIEAPRPELYNLSTDPKELHNAYEPWNPTVQKFRELLAQAKPKTPTKAAPGSVPETTRAELRALGYLGPEGSTNVPEPSLLPDPKDKIEEQNLLHDAMLATDDDRLADARAALKQLLAREPKSATALLQLGLVELRAGNYPQAAAYFRQVRVLRPDDASAVLHLGAALEKSGDLAGAQEALESSLHGNPHQSQARVLLGRVYLRQRKVDSAQDQFEAATLLDSSGDTRLNIAHAWLEAGEPNQAIAQLQEASKLQPNNPAIYGLLAQAYKKLGKQAEANRAAHRAAALSGKATSSRQP, from the coding sequence ATGAGGATCTCCACGTGGTTGCTGGTTTGTTTTCTGTCCGCCAACGGTCTGAATTCGTCTCTCAGTGCTCATGCTCCCCGGCTTCGATCACAGGTCGCGGGCAGATCTCAAATCCGACGCCCTACCTCCCCTCCTGACCTCTTCCTTATTACTATTGACACCCTTCGCGCCGACCACGTTCAGTGTTACGGCTATGCTGGGGTTCAAACTCCCGCGCTGAACGGCCTGGCAAAAGATGGCATTCGCTTCGCCAACGCATTCACCGCGAGCCCCATCACCAACTCATCTCACGCCACAATCCTGACCGGCGACTTACCCAGCACACACGGAGTTTCCGATTTTGGAGTTCCACTCTCGGCGATTCATCCCGCCTGGGCAGAACTTCTCCAGGCTGCCAGATATCACACTGCAGCCTTCATCGGCGCTGCCATCCTCGATAGCAAGACTCTCGCCCCCGGATTCGACCGCGGGTTCGATTTCTACGACAATTTCCCCCCTCATGGCGCGGGCAGATCTCGCTGGGGCAGGGTCGAACGTCGCGGCATGGACGTCGTTTCCCACGCCGAAGCTTGGCTCAGCGCCCATCAATCCGGCCCGCGTTTTGTATGGGTCCACCTGTACGATCCACATGACCCTTACGAGCCGCCAGCGCCCTATTCGCAAACCTATAAAGACCGTCCCTACGATGGCGAGATCACCTACGCCGACTCTGCCCTGCAGCATTTCGTGAACTATTTGAAGCAACATGGCTGGTACAACAATTCACTGATCGTTGTTGTTGGCGATCACGGGGAAGGCCTCGGTGAGCACGGGGAACAAACGCACGGCATCTTTCTATACGATTCCACGCTTCACGTGCCGCTCATCCTGAAGCTGCCCGCTGGGCGCTCAGCCGGCACGGTAGTCTCAAATCAGGTACGCACGCCGGACATTCTGCCCACGGTGCTCGATCTGCTCTCAATTCTGCCGCACACAGCCTTTGACGGCTCATCGCTAAAGTCTGTTCTGCTCAAGACTGAAGTGAACGAGCGTCCCGCCATTGCTGAGACCGATTACCCCCTGCACTTCGGCTGGTCTCCCTTGCGTGCGCTGCGCGCCGAGAACTTCAAACTCATCGAAGCTCCTCGCCCCGAGCTTTACAACCTGAGCACCGATCCCAAGGAACTGCACAACGCTTATGAACCTTGGAACCCTACGGTGCAGAAGTTCCGTGAATTACTTGCCCAAGCGAAGCCCAAGACTCCCACCAAAGCTGCCCCCGGCTCCGTGCCCGAAACCACAAGGGCGGAACTTCGCGCCCTCGGCTATCTCGGGCCAGAAGGCTCTACCAACGTTCCCGAACCTTCGCTCCTGCCCGATCCCAAAGACAAAATTGAAGAGCAGAACCTGCTGCATGATGCCATGCTCGCCACCGACGATGACCGGCTCGCGGACGCGCGCGCTGCCTTGAAACAACTGCTAGCAAGGGAGCCAAAGTCGGCTACGGCTCTGCTACAACTCGGTCTGGTTGAGCTCAGGGCAGGGAACTATCCCCAGGCTGCCGCCTATTTCCGGCAGGTGCGCGTTCTTCGGCCGGACGATGCTTCTGCGGTGCTCCATCTTGGCGCAGCCCTGGAAAAATCCGGCGACCTCGCTGGCGCACAGGAAGCGCTAGAGAGTAGCCTTCACGGCAACCCGCACCAATCCCAGGCCCGTGTGCTTCTCGGGCGGGTGTATCTCCGGCAAAGGAAAGTTGATTCCGCTCAGGACCAGTTCGAGGCCGCAACGCTTTTAGATTCCAGCGGCGATACTCGCCTCAATATCGCTCATGCCTGGCTCGAGGCGGGCGAACCAAACCAGGCGATCGCTCAGCTTCAGGAAGCGTCCAAACTGCAGCCGAACAACCCGGCAATCTACGGCCTGCTGGCGCAAGCCTATAAAAAACTTGGAAAACAAGCTGAGGCCAATCGAGCTGCCCACCGGGCCGCCGCACTTTCCGGCAAAGCGACGTCTTCGCGCCAGCCCTAA
- a CDS encoding alkaline phosphatase family protein gives MLSLSRFPFLISLFVVFMAGMGLQGQDSAGQNAPKSKPHVVVVGVNGMEWDIIRPLLMRGELPNLASVIKRGVYGKLRTVPAPNCPKVYSTIATSTPPEQNGVTGFIVGGITANTNMLKEEPLWSVLSKHGVTVGMANVPATFPVMPVNGYMVSGMLTRGKGCEDGVLCSPKLSEVQGGDAVYPKSMVSEIEKNVGDISIDCARMPSADDLKGHETQLINEWLDNVQRIRAQQTKLFDYLLTNHPTDYTMMVQSCEDRVGHWLYPIQPHNVGYNPKISSVKLDAFPNQYREFDKVLGTILKHVDDNTYLFILSDHGIKPLREFEEDPHMHMDHGGTTPVIAKHDFADGDDVPGSFIAMGPDIKHDVRLMGFQATVFDVAPTILRLYGISAPGQMKGRVLTEIFENRKTEQAAGNGQN, from the coding sequence ATGCTCTCCCTAAGCAGGTTTCCGTTTCTAATCTCGCTTTTTGTTGTTTTTATGGCCGGCATGGGCCTGCAAGGCCAGGACTCTGCCGGGCAGAATGCACCCAAATCCAAGCCCCACGTGGTTGTGGTGGGGGTGAACGGGATGGAGTGGGACATTATTCGCCCGCTGCTGATGCGTGGCGAACTGCCCAACCTGGCAAGCGTGATCAAGCGTGGTGTTTACGGGAAGCTGCGCACCGTGCCGGCACCAAATTGTCCAAAGGTTTACAGCACTATCGCTACCAGCACCCCGCCTGAGCAAAACGGAGTAACCGGCTTTATTGTGGGCGGGATCACCGCGAACACGAACATGCTCAAGGAAGAGCCACTCTGGTCGGTGCTTTCCAAGCACGGAGTGACGGTAGGAATGGCCAACGTGCCGGCGACCTTTCCTGTGATGCCGGTTAACGGATACATGGTAAGCGGCATGTTGACCCGCGGGAAGGGTTGCGAGGACGGGGTGCTCTGTTCGCCCAAGCTTTCTGAAGTGCAAGGCGGCGATGCGGTCTATCCCAAGAGCATGGTGTCGGAGATTGAAAAGAATGTCGGCGATATCTCGATTGATTGTGCACGCATGCCGTCGGCCGATGACCTGAAAGGCCATGAGACACAGCTAATTAATGAGTGGCTGGACAATGTGCAACGCATTCGCGCACAGCAGACAAAGTTGTTTGACTATCTGCTTACCAATCATCCGACGGACTACACGATGATGGTGCAATCGTGCGAGGACCGCGTGGGACACTGGCTCTATCCAATCCAGCCGCACAACGTCGGCTACAACCCCAAAATCAGCAGCGTGAAGTTGGACGCTTTTCCCAATCAGTACCGCGAGTTCGACAAGGTGCTGGGGACGATCCTGAAGCACGTGGACGATAACACCTACTTATTTATTCTTTCTGACCATGGCATTAAGCCGTTGCGCGAGTTTGAGGAAGATCCGCACATGCACATGGACCATGGCGGGACAACTCCTGTTATAGCTAAGCACGATTTTGCGGATGGTGACGACGTGCCGGGATCGTTCATTGCCATGGGGCCGGACATTAAACACGATGTGCGGCTGATGGGATTTCAAGCGACGGTGTTCGACGTCGCACCGACGATTCTGCGGTTATACGGGATCTCCGCGCCTGGGCAGATGAAGGGACGGGTGTTGACGGAGATTTTTGAGAATCGCAAGACCGAGCAGGCGGCCGGCAACGGGCAGAACTAG